A window of the Cicer arietinum cultivar CDC Frontier isolate Library 1 chromosome 6, Cicar.CDCFrontier_v2.0, whole genome shotgun sequence genome harbors these coding sequences:
- the LOC101491261 gene encoding PH, RCC1 and FYVE domains-containing protein 1 has translation MTMEEQPPLPFDRALEQAIVSIKKGAYLLKCGGRGKPKLCPFRLSPDERNLIWCSGQQEKHLRLSGVTKIVQGHGNIRSQRRNETEKECHSFSLIYANGERTLDLICKDKAQAASWFVGLKAVISRCQQPKAFSSLRSCKGVQSCVSSPAGILRRKKNLGLLDDTSQFIQVHSVCASPTLSLSERCFSDGMSYTSDFYSSASSLSSTHGRTDTSVPCSPYIDQDTRSNIKTTLFGKEYKKDLSYRSIMQLPTSPHIGNNNVLKDVMIWGGGIGCLVGIVNERFVQNSIYSLVPKLLESTAMLDIQNVALGGNHAAVVTKQGEVYCWGQGKWGRLGQKIDMDISSPKIVDSLSDVHVKNVACGEYHTCALTDSGEVYTWGNDVSCSDLVDEGRFRSQWITHKLSLPVEGISISSVACGEWHTAIVSSCGRLFTYGDGTFGVLGHGNYQNISSPKEVESLKGLCVRSVACGTWHTAAIIEVVADRFKYNTSIGKLFTWGDGDEGRLGHADNGNKVVPTCVSQLVDYDFVQVSCGRMLTLALTNMGKVFAMGSSKYGQLGNPHAKDRLVMVEGQLKQEYVKMISCGSYHVAVLTSSGNMYTWGKGENGQLGLGDTEDRYTPCFVEALRDRKVDTITCGPSFTVAICLHKPVSISDQSTCSGCRLPFGFTRKKHNCYNCGLLFCRACSSKKVNNASLAPVKSKAFRVCDQCFDRKQGSANSIMDSKSRNYNNQQIENHWNKIGNLTDDRGETNVTNCPLMSVSQSCYRKSMPSGRKDWKNQQESWHDLNNSYPKLGGVLQCGQVPCTAQFRINCTENSVVHDSSTKNRKASVSPLYVESNAELDTKNSDKLLIEEVQRLRAEARRLEKQCELKNHEIQECQQKIEESWSVAKEEAAKCKAAKDVIKALALRLHTLSGKDNAGQEGKVVLQEFLPNLAPIHTDMNSPRNTNMDSLSSSPIIFSSALRSKFGRSMRLKNDKLTDNTNLTIPESQLDTADDLKVEFVEQYENGVYITLTSSPSGEKSLKRVRFSRKQFSQKEAERWWEENQAKVYHKYEIEGYINSK, from the exons ATGACAATGGAAGAACAACCTCCACTGCCTTTTGATAGAGCTCTTGAACAG GCAATTGTATCTATAAAGAAAGGTGCTTATTTACTGAAGTGCGGTGGTAGAGGAAAGCCAAAGCTTTGCCCTTTCAGACTCTCTCCG GATGAGAGAAATTTGATTTGGTGCTCAGGGCAGCAGGAAAAGCATTTGCGATTGAGCGGCGTGACAAAAATTGTTCAAGGACATGGAAAT ATAAGGTCACAGAGACGAAACGAAACCGAAAAGGAGTGCCATTCGTTTTCACTGATCTATGCTAATGGAGAACGCACTCTTGATTTG ATATGCAAGGATAAAGCACAAGCTGCTTCTTGGTTTGTTGGCTTGAAAGCTGTGATTTCAAGGTGTCAGCAACCGAAAGCTTTTAGTAGTTTAAGAAGCTGCAAAGGAGTGCAGAGTTGTGTCAGTAGTCCTGCTGGAATTTTACGCCGAAAGAAAAATCTTGGTCTTCTAGATGATACCTCTCAATTTATTCAG GTACACAGCGTATGTGCAAGTCCTACTTTGTCTCTTTCAGAAAGGTGTTTTTCCGATGGCATGTCATATACGTCTGATTTTTATTCCTCAGCATCGTCCCTTTCCAGCACTCATGGAAGAACAGATACCTCAGTCCCATGTTCTCCATATATTGATCAAGATACTCGTAGCAACATTAAAACCACTCTTTTCGGAAAGGAGTACAAGAAAGATTTGTCATATAGATCTATCATGCAGCTTCCTACCTCGCCGCATATAGGAAATAACAATGTATTGAAGGATGTAATGATATGGGGTGGAGGAATTGGATGCCTAGTAGGGATTGTGAATGAAAGGTTTGTCCAAAATAGTATTTACTCTTTAGTGCCAAAGTTACTTGAATCCACTGCGATGTTAGACATACAAAATGTAGCTTTAGGAGGAAACCATGCTGCTGTAGTTACAAAACAAGGCGAAGTGTACTGCTGGGGTCAAGGGAAGTGGGGAAGGTTAGGGCAAAAAATTGATATGGACATTAGCTCTCCCAAAATAGTTGATTCTCTTAGTGATGTTCACGTAAAAAATGTCGCCTGTGGCGAGTATCATACGTGTGCTTTGACAGATTCAGGAGAAGTATATACTTGGGGGAACGACGTTTCTTGTTCAGATTTGGTCGATGAAGGGAGATTCAGAAGTCAGTGGATAACACATAAACTTTCTCTACCTGTAGAAGGTATTAGTATTTCAAGTGTTGCTTGTGGAGAATGGCATACCGCGATTGTCTCTAGCTGCGGGCGGTTATTTACGTATGGAGACGGTACATTTGGAGTTCTTGGTCACGGGAATTACCAGAACATTTCTAGTCCAAAAGAAGTCGAGTCTCTTAAGGGTCTATGTGTAAGGTCTGTTGCTTGTGGAACGTGGCATACAGCTGCGATTATTGAAGTCGTCGCCGACCGTTTTAAGTACAATACTTCGATCGGCAAGCTGTTTACATGGGGCGATGGAGACGAAGGGAGGCTTGGTCATGCTGATAATGGAAACAAGGTTGTACCGACGTGTGTTTCGCAACTTGTCGACTACGATTTTGTTCAAGTATCTTGTGGAAGAATGTTGACATTAGCACTTACTAACATGGGAAAGGTTTTTGCAATGGGAAGTTCAAAATATGGACAATTGGGAAATCCACATGCTAAAGATAGATTAGTTATGGTTGAAGGACAACTTAAACAAGAGTATGTTAAAATGATATCGTGCGGTTCATATCATGTTGCTGTTTTGACATCTTCGGGGAACATGTATACATGGGGAAAAGGCGAAAACGGACAATTGGGGTTAGGTGATACTGAAGACAGATACACACCTTGTTTTGTTGAGGCTCTAAGAGACAGAAAGGTAGATACGATAACTTGCGGTCCAAGTTTCACAGTTGCAATATGTTTGCACAAACCAGTTTCTATTAGTGACCAATCCACTTGTAGTGGTTGTAGGTTACCGTTTGGCTTCACAAGGAAGAAGCATAACTGCTATAACTGCGGTCTTTTGTTTTGTCGCGCTTGTAGTAGTAAAAAGGTTAACAACGCGTCTCTAGCTCCGGTTAAGAGCAAGGCCTTTCGCGTTTGTGATCAGTGTTTTGATAGGAAGCAAGGAAGTGCAAATTCAATTATGGACTCAAAGTCTAGAAATTATAACAATCAGCAGATAGAAAATCATTGGAACAAGATTGGCAATCTCACTGATGATAGAGGAGAAACAAATGTGACAAACTGTCCTCTAATGTCTGTCAGTCAATCATGTTACCGGAAAAGCATGCCTAGTGGAAGGAAGGACTGGAAAAACCAACAAGAAAGCTGGCATGATTTAAATAATAGTTATCCTAAGTTAGGTGGTGTTTTACAATGTGGACAAGTTCCATGCACAGCACAATTTAGAATCAATTGTACAGAAAATTCAGTTGTGCATGATTCTTCAACCAAAAATAGAAAAGCTAGTGTTTCACCACTCTATGTAGAATCTAATGCAGAGTTAGATACAAAAAATTCTGATAAGTTGCTCATAGAAGAAGTTCAGAGGCTGAGAGCTGAG GCTAGGAGACTTGAAAAGCAATGTGAGCTCAAAAACCATGAAATACAAGAGTGTCAACAAAAAATTGAGGAGAGTTGGTCTGTGGCCAAAGAAGAAGCTGCTAAGTGCAAGGCAGCAAAAGATGTCATAAAGGCTTTAGCATTAAGG CTTCACACATTATCAGGAAAAGATAATGCTGGACAAGAAGGAAAAGTTGTGCTACAAGAATTTCTTCCAAATTTGGCACCTATACATACAGATATGAATAGTCCAAGAAATACCAACATGGACAGTTTATCAAGTTCCCCTATTATATTCTCCAGTGCATTAAGATCCAAATTTGGGAGAAGTATGCGCCTCAAAAATGACAAATTGACGGACAACACTAACCTTACTATACCAGAATCTCAACTAGACACCGCCGATGATTTGAAGGTCGAATTTGTCGAACAGTATGAGAATGGTGTTTACATAACATTGACAAGTTCGCCAAGCGGAGAAAAGAGCCTTAAGCGTGTGAGATTTAG CCGGAAGCAATTTTCACAGAAGGAAGCTGAAAGGTGGTGGGAAGAGAATCAAGCAAAAGTGTATCATAAGTATGAAATTGAAGGATATATAAACAGTAAGTGA
- the NAC44 gene encoding NAC domain-containing protein 86 isoform X2 codes for MAPVSLPPGFRFHPTDEELVSYYLKRKINGRRIELEIIPEVDLYKCEPWDLPGKSLLPGKDLEWYFFSPRDRKYPNGSRTNRATKCGYWKATGKDRKVQSETRSVGMKKTLVYYRGRAPHGTRTGWVMHEYRLDERECQNPSSGLQDAYALCRVFKKSTVIVPKLAHNLSITTDHSQGRGDVLDTSNYNFMPCHSTSTQNLHGLLTRDNNSTWTQFLSDDLLNLPMSSSFPNYASTPYPPSKVDIALECARMQHRFSMPPLEVEDFPQVSISELNSMCSGNRNETDILQEILSVAQASQDLIHQSNYSHPFGGNQNDFTFMVGNNYNHVNDHMSSMRYDDKAWEDPNTRSIEIGDLDDEFKAERMVENLRWVGMSSNDLEKSFMEEHQKVVPIEDISSFQTNRKENEVQESEQQNINKELNDNDIENFSMGFINDDDPNENFINEGNIDYSNSTSYEVVEETKISHGMFVATRQVADTFFHKITPSQTIKVQLNPIMENKQSIENKEITLIIPKNQGNSLLRKFKANFIGYMKKPTKTMVNAIVFIFALFLVLCVYLKEQVEDWKPKPEYVKRKNCYEASNSMKRVINWNEQEKIWFIGIKSGKGFDVVLKKIGIFLTISLAICTMWVNHIIASP; via the exons atggcACCTGTTTCATTGCCTCCTGGGTTTAGGTTTCACCCTACCGACGAAGAACTTGTTTCTTATTATCTCAAAAGAAAGATTAATGGCCGTAGGATTGAGTTGGAGATCATCCCTGAAGTTGATCTCTACAAGTGTGAACCATGGGACTTGCCAG GGAAGTCATTGCTACCAGGAAAAGATTTGGAGTGGTATTTTTTCAGCCCTAGAGATAGAAAGTATCCAAATGGTTCAAGAACAAATAGAGCAACAAAATGTGGATATTGGAAGGCAACTGGTAAAGATAGAAAGGTACAGTCTGAAACTCGTTCTGTTGGAATGAAGAAAACACTTGTTTACTATAGAGGAAGGGCCCCACATGGTACTCGTACTGGTTGGGTTATGCATGAGTATCGTCTTGATGAAAGAGAATGTCAAAATCCTTCTTCTGGCTTGCAAGATGCTTATGCTCTTTGTCGTGTCTTCAAGAAGAGTACTGTTATTGTTCCTAAACTTGCTCATAATCTCTCAATTACAACTGATCACTCTCAAGGTAGAGGTGATGTTTTAGATACCTCTAATTATAATTTCATGCCATGTCATTCAACCTCTACTCAAAACCTTCATGGTCTTCTCACAAGGGATAATAATTCTACTTGGACACAATTCTTATCTGATGATTTACTCAATCTTCCAATGTCTTCTTCTTTTCCCAATTATGCTTCCACACCTTACCCTCCATCTAAG GTCGATATAGCACTAGAGTGTGCAAGGATGCAACATAGGTTTTCCATGCCTCCCTTGGAAGTGGAGGACTTCCCTCAAGTTTCTATTTCTGAGCTCAATTCAATGTGTAGTGGAAACAGAAATGAAACTGATATTTTGCAAGAAATTCTATCTGTTGCTCAAGCTTCCCAAGATTTGATTCATCAATCAAACTACTCTCATCCATTTGGTGGCAATCAAAATGATTTTACTTTTATGGTTGGAAATAATTATAATCATGTTAATGATCATATGAGTTCCATGAGATATGATGACAAAGCATGGGAAGATCCAAACACAAGATCAATTGAGATTGGAGATCTTGATGATGAATTCAAGGCAGAGAGGATGGTAGAGAATTTAAGATGGGTTGGAATGTCAAGCAATGATTTAGAGAAG AGTTTCATGGAAGAGCATCAAAAAGTTGTTCCAATTGAGGATATTTCAAGCTTCCAAACAAATAGGAAAGAGAATGAGGTGCaag AATCTGAGCAACAAAATATCAACAAAGAACTCAATGACAATGACATTGAAAATTTCTCAATGGGATTTATCAATGATGATGACCCTAATGAGAATTTTATAAATGAAGGTAACATTGATTATTCAAATTCTACAAGCTATGAAGTTGTTGAGGAAACAAAAATTAGTCATGGAATGTTTGTTGCTACACGCCAAGTAGCCGACAcattttttcacaaaataacTCCTTCACAAACAATCAAAGTTCAACTTAATCCAATTATGGAAAATAAACAATCTATAGAGAATAAAGAGATCACATTGATTATACCAAAAAATCAAGGGAACTCTCTCTTAAGGAAATTTAAGGCAAATTTTATAGGGTATATGAAAAAACCAACAAAAACAATGGTAAATGCTATTGTGTTCATATTTGCACTTTTTTTGGTGCTTTGTGTTTATTTGAAGGAGCAAGTAGAAGATTGGAAACCAAAACCAGAGTATGTGAAAAGGAAAAATTGCTATGAAGCTAGTAATAGCATGAAGAGAGTGATCAATTGGAATGAGCAAGAAAAAATTTGGTTTATTGGTATCAAAAGTGGTAAAGGTTTTGATGTGGTTTTGAAGAAGATAGGAATtttccttaccatatccttggCTATTTGTACTATGTGGGTTAACCACATAATAGCTAGCCCTTGA
- the NAC44 gene encoding NAC domain-containing protein 86 isoform X1, giving the protein MAPVSLPPGFRFHPTDEELVSYYLKRKINGRRIELEIIPEVDLYKCEPWDLPGKSLLPGKDLEWYFFSPRDRKYPNGSRTNRATKCGYWKATGKDRKVQSETRSVGMKKTLVYYRGRAPHGTRTGWVMHEYRLDERECQNPSSGLQDAYALCRVFKKSTVIVPKLAHNLSITTDHSQGRGDVLDTSNYNFMPCHSTSTQNLHGLLTRDNNSTWTQFLSDDLLNLPMSSSFPNYASTPYPPSKVDIALECARMQHRFSMPPLEVEDFPQVSISELNSMCSGNRNETDILQEILSVAQASQDLIHQSNYSHPFGGNQNDFTFMVGNNYNHVNDHMSSMRYDDKAWEDPNTRSIEIGDLDDEFKAERMVENLRWVGMSSNDLEKSFMEEHQKVVPIEDISSFQTNRKENEVQVESEQQNINKELNDNDIENFSMGFINDDDPNENFINEGNIDYSNSTSYEVVEETKISHGMFVATRQVADTFFHKITPSQTIKVQLNPIMENKQSIENKEITLIIPKNQGNSLLRKFKANFIGYMKKPTKTMVNAIVFIFALFLVLCVYLKEQVEDWKPKPEYVKRKNCYEASNSMKRVINWNEQEKIWFIGIKSGKGFDVVLKKIGIFLTISLAICTMWVNHIIASP; this is encoded by the exons atggcACCTGTTTCATTGCCTCCTGGGTTTAGGTTTCACCCTACCGACGAAGAACTTGTTTCTTATTATCTCAAAAGAAAGATTAATGGCCGTAGGATTGAGTTGGAGATCATCCCTGAAGTTGATCTCTACAAGTGTGAACCATGGGACTTGCCAG GGAAGTCATTGCTACCAGGAAAAGATTTGGAGTGGTATTTTTTCAGCCCTAGAGATAGAAAGTATCCAAATGGTTCAAGAACAAATAGAGCAACAAAATGTGGATATTGGAAGGCAACTGGTAAAGATAGAAAGGTACAGTCTGAAACTCGTTCTGTTGGAATGAAGAAAACACTTGTTTACTATAGAGGAAGGGCCCCACATGGTACTCGTACTGGTTGGGTTATGCATGAGTATCGTCTTGATGAAAGAGAATGTCAAAATCCTTCTTCTGGCTTGCAAGATGCTTATGCTCTTTGTCGTGTCTTCAAGAAGAGTACTGTTATTGTTCCTAAACTTGCTCATAATCTCTCAATTACAACTGATCACTCTCAAGGTAGAGGTGATGTTTTAGATACCTCTAATTATAATTTCATGCCATGTCATTCAACCTCTACTCAAAACCTTCATGGTCTTCTCACAAGGGATAATAATTCTACTTGGACACAATTCTTATCTGATGATTTACTCAATCTTCCAATGTCTTCTTCTTTTCCCAATTATGCTTCCACACCTTACCCTCCATCTAAG GTCGATATAGCACTAGAGTGTGCAAGGATGCAACATAGGTTTTCCATGCCTCCCTTGGAAGTGGAGGACTTCCCTCAAGTTTCTATTTCTGAGCTCAATTCAATGTGTAGTGGAAACAGAAATGAAACTGATATTTTGCAAGAAATTCTATCTGTTGCTCAAGCTTCCCAAGATTTGATTCATCAATCAAACTACTCTCATCCATTTGGTGGCAATCAAAATGATTTTACTTTTATGGTTGGAAATAATTATAATCATGTTAATGATCATATGAGTTCCATGAGATATGATGACAAAGCATGGGAAGATCCAAACACAAGATCAATTGAGATTGGAGATCTTGATGATGAATTCAAGGCAGAGAGGATGGTAGAGAATTTAAGATGGGTTGGAATGTCAAGCAATGATTTAGAGAAG AGTTTCATGGAAGAGCATCAAAAAGTTGTTCCAATTGAGGATATTTCAAGCTTCCAAACAAATAGGAAAGAGAATGAGGTGCaag tagAATCTGAGCAACAAAATATCAACAAAGAACTCAATGACAATGACATTGAAAATTTCTCAATGGGATTTATCAATGATGATGACCCTAATGAGAATTTTATAAATGAAGGTAACATTGATTATTCAAATTCTACAAGCTATGAAGTTGTTGAGGAAACAAAAATTAGTCATGGAATGTTTGTTGCTACACGCCAAGTAGCCGACAcattttttcacaaaataacTCCTTCACAAACAATCAAAGTTCAACTTAATCCAATTATGGAAAATAAACAATCTATAGAGAATAAAGAGATCACATTGATTATACCAAAAAATCAAGGGAACTCTCTCTTAAGGAAATTTAAGGCAAATTTTATAGGGTATATGAAAAAACCAACAAAAACAATGGTAAATGCTATTGTGTTCATATTTGCACTTTTTTTGGTGCTTTGTGTTTATTTGAAGGAGCAAGTAGAAGATTGGAAACCAAAACCAGAGTATGTGAAAAGGAAAAATTGCTATGAAGCTAGTAATAGCATGAAGAGAGTGATCAATTGGAATGAGCAAGAAAAAATTTGGTTTATTGGTATCAAAAGTGGTAAAGGTTTTGATGTGGTTTTGAAGAAGATAGGAATtttccttaccatatccttggCTATTTGTACTATGTGGGTTAACCACATAATAGCTAGCCCTTGA